In the genome of Streptomyces globosus, one region contains:
- the nrtL gene encoding ArgS-related anticodon-binding protein NrtL, with translation MTPADLTRTVVRAVRCAVADGELPEGAAVPERVVIERTRPGGVGEYATPVAFQVAKGAGGASPVDVARVLAARLGLEAGIERVEVTGAGFLNFVLGESAVAGVVADAAVRGRRYADVAAGVPLPAGELREQAVRAAVRRIRIAQGDAPDGPPSDVAPVARKDGDVAASYGTDAALWAVLRMPAHETPAFGPWLLRQDESSEFFRVRYGHDRARALVRNAALLGFAPEAGPLDGGADALLRVLRDHPLALEAAAHRRAPEYLARHLVELADALLGFQYGVLPLGDEKPSAAHRARLALAEAAGAVLAGGLALLGIDAPDRL, from the coding sequence GTGACCCCCGCCGACCTCACCCGCACCGTCGTGCGCGCCGTGCGCTGCGCCGTCGCGGACGGGGAGCTGCCCGAGGGGGCCGCCGTGCCCGAGCGGGTCGTCATCGAGCGGACCCGGCCCGGCGGGGTGGGGGAGTACGCCACCCCCGTCGCCTTCCAGGTCGCCAAGGGTGCCGGTGGAGCCTCGCCCGTCGACGTGGCCCGGGTGCTGGCGGCACGGCTCGGGCTTGAGGCCGGGATCGAGCGTGTCGAGGTCACCGGTGCGGGGTTCCTGAATTTCGTCCTGGGCGAGTCGGCCGTCGCCGGGGTTGTCGCCGACGCGGCCGTACGGGGCCGGCGGTATGCCGATGTCGCCGCCGGGGTCCCGCTGCCCGCCGGCGAGCTGCGGGAGCAGGCCGTCCGGGCCGCCGTGCGGCGGATCCGGATCGCACAGGGCGACGCCCCTGACGGTCCTCCGTCTGACGTCGCGCCCGTCGCGCGGAAGGACGGGGACGTCGCCGCCTCGTACGGGACCGATGCCGCACTGTGGGCCGTGCTGCGCATGCCCGCGCACGAGACGCCGGCCTTCGGGCCGTGGCTGCTCCGGCAGGACGAGTCCAGTGAGTTCTTCCGCGTCCGGTACGGCCACGACCGGGCCCGTGCGCTGGTGCGCAACGCCGCCCTGCTCGGGTTCGCGCCCGAGGCCGGGCCCCTGGACGGCGGTGCCGACGCACTGCTGCGCGTCCTGCGCGATCATCCCCTCGCCCTCGAAGCCGCCGCGCACCGCCGGGCGCCCGAGTACCTCGCCCGCCACCTCGTCGAGCTCGCCGACGCCCTGCTCGGCTTCCAGTACGGCGTCCTGCCCCTCGGAGACGAGAAACCCTCGGCCGCCCACCGCGCCCGGCTGGCCCTCGCCGAAGCCGCCGGGGCGGTGCTGGCCGGCGGCCTGGCCCTGCTCGGCATCGACGCCCCCGACCGCCTGTGA
- the lysA gene encoding diaminopimelate decarboxylase: MSRSAHPAGPRHADVLPEGHYSPPPADLNALDEKVWSRTVRRGDDGVVSVGGIEVTRLAEEFGTPAYFLDEEDFRARCRAWAHAFGPGADVFYAGKAFLSKAVVRWLKEEGLNLDVCSGGELATALAAGMPAERIAFHGNNKSAAEITRAVEAGVGRIVLDSFQEIARVAHTAREHGVRQPVQIRVTVGVEAHTHEFIATAHEDQKFGIAVADGSAAEAVRRALGHDSLELLGVHSHIGSQIFDMAGFEVSARRVVQLLAAVRDEHGVELPEIDLGGGLGIAYTSADDPREPHEIAKALHEIVARECEAAGLRAPRISVEPGRAIVGPTAFTLYEVGTVKPLPGLRTYVSVDGGMSDNIRTALYDAEYSIALVSRTSDAEPVLVRVVGKHCESGDIVVKDAYLPADLAPGDLVAVPATGAYCRSMASNYNHALRPPVVAVRDGAARVIVRRETEEDLLRLDVG; the protein is encoded by the coding sequence ATGAGCCGTTCCGCGCACCCCGCCGGGCCCCGCCACGCCGACGTCCTGCCCGAGGGCCACTACTCCCCGCCGCCCGCCGACCTCAACGCCCTCGACGAGAAGGTCTGGTCCCGGACCGTCCGGCGCGGCGACGACGGCGTCGTCTCCGTCGGCGGCATCGAGGTCACCCGCCTCGCCGAGGAGTTCGGGACGCCCGCCTACTTCCTCGACGAGGAGGACTTCCGGGCCCGCTGCCGCGCCTGGGCGCACGCCTTCGGCCCCGGCGCCGACGTCTTCTACGCCGGCAAGGCCTTCCTCTCCAAGGCCGTCGTCCGCTGGCTGAAGGAGGAGGGGCTCAACCTCGACGTGTGCTCCGGCGGCGAGCTCGCCACCGCCCTCGCCGCCGGCATGCCTGCCGAGCGCATCGCCTTCCACGGCAACAACAAGTCCGCCGCCGAGATCACCCGCGCCGTCGAGGCGGGTGTCGGCCGCATCGTCCTCGACTCCTTCCAGGAGATCGCCCGCGTCGCCCACACCGCCCGCGAGCACGGCGTCCGCCAGCCCGTGCAGATCCGCGTCACCGTCGGCGTCGAGGCGCACACCCACGAGTTCATCGCCACCGCGCACGAGGACCAGAAGTTCGGCATCGCCGTCGCCGACGGGTCCGCCGCCGAGGCCGTACGCCGCGCCCTCGGCCACGACAGCCTGGAGCTCCTCGGCGTCCACTCCCACATCGGCTCGCAGATCTTCGACATGGCCGGCTTCGAGGTCTCCGCACGCCGCGTCGTGCAGCTGCTGGCCGCCGTACGCGACGAGCACGGCGTCGAGCTCCCCGAGATCGACCTCGGCGGCGGCCTCGGCATCGCCTACACCTCCGCCGACGACCCGCGCGAGCCCCACGAGATCGCCAAGGCCCTCCACGAGATCGTCGCCCGCGAGTGCGAGGCCGCCGGGCTGCGCGCGCCCCGCATCTCCGTCGAGCCGGGCCGCGCCATCGTCGGCCCGACCGCCTTCACCCTCTACGAGGTCGGCACCGTCAAGCCGCTGCCCGGGCTGCGCACGTACGTGTCGGTCGACGGCGGCATGTCCGACAACATCCGCACCGCGCTCTACGACGCCGAATACTCGATCGCGCTCGTCTCGCGCACCTCCGACGCCGAGCCGGTCCTCGTCCGCGTCGTCGGCAAGCACTGCGAGAGCGGCGACATCGTCGTCAAGGACGCCTACCTGCCGGCCGACCTGGCCCCCGGCGACCTCGTCGCCGTGCCCGCGACCGGTGCGTACTGCCGCTCCATGGCCAGCAACTACAACCACGCGCTCCGCCCGCCCGTCGTCGCCGTGCGCGACGGGGCGGCCCGGGTGATCGTCCGGCGCGAGACGGAGGAAGATCTCCTGCGCCTCGACGTCGGATGA
- a CDS encoding homoserine dehydrogenase codes for MMRTRPLKVALLGCGVVGSEVARIMTTHADDLTARIGAPVELAGVAVRRPSKVREGIDPALITTDATALLKRGDIDVAIEVIGGIEPARTLITTAFEHGISVVSANKALLAQDGAALHAAAGQAGLDLYYEAAVAGAIPLIRPLRESLAGDKINRVMGIVNGTTNFILDKMDATGAGYQEALDEATALGYAEADPTADVEGYDAAAKAAILAGIAFHTRVHLDDVYREGMTEVSAADFASAKRMGCTIKLLAILERAADGESVTARVHPAMIPLSHPLASVREAYNAVFVEAEAAGRLMFYGPGAGGAPTASAVLGDLVAVCRNKLAEATGPGESAYTQLPVSPMGDVVTRYHISLDVADKPGVLAQVATCFAEHGVSIDTVRQQGKDGEASLVVVTHRAPDASLSGTVEALRKLDTVRGVASIMRVEGE; via the coding sequence ATGATGCGTACGCGTCCGCTGAAGGTGGCGCTGCTGGGCTGTGGTGTGGTCGGCTCAGAGGTGGCGCGCATCATGACGACGCACGCCGACGACCTCACGGCGAGGATCGGCGCGCCCGTCGAGCTCGCGGGCGTGGCCGTCCGCCGCCCCTCAAAGGTCCGCGAGGGCATCGACCCCGCACTGATCACCACCGACGCCACCGCCCTGCTCAAACGGGGCGACATCGACGTCGCCATCGAGGTCATCGGCGGCATCGAGCCGGCCCGCACCCTGATCACCACCGCGTTCGAGCACGGCATCTCCGTCGTCTCCGCGAACAAGGCGCTCCTCGCGCAGGACGGCGCCGCCCTGCACGCGGCCGCCGGGCAGGCCGGGCTCGACCTCTACTACGAGGCGGCCGTCGCCGGCGCCATCCCGCTGATCCGGCCGCTGCGCGAGTCCCTCGCCGGCGACAAGATCAACCGGGTGATGGGCATCGTCAACGGCACGACGAACTTCATCCTCGACAAGATGGACGCCACCGGCGCCGGCTACCAGGAGGCGCTCGACGAGGCGACCGCCCTCGGCTACGCCGAGGCCGACCCCACCGCCGACGTCGAGGGCTACGACGCCGCCGCCAAGGCCGCCATCCTCGCCGGCATCGCCTTCCACACCCGCGTCCACCTCGACGATGTCTACCGCGAGGGCATGACCGAGGTCAGCGCCGCCGACTTCGCCTCCGCCAAGCGCATGGGCTGCACCATCAAGCTCCTCGCGATCCTGGAGCGCGCCGCCGACGGCGAGTCCGTCACCGCGCGCGTCCACCCCGCGATGATCCCGCTCAGCCACCCGCTCGCCTCCGTCCGCGAGGCGTACAACGCCGTCTTCGTCGAGGCGGAGGCCGCCGGGCGGCTGATGTTCTACGGGCCCGGCGCGGGCGGCGCACCGACCGCCTCAGCGGTCCTCGGCGACCTCGTCGCCGTCTGCCGGAACAAGCTCGCCGAGGCAACGGGGCCCGGCGAGTCGGCCTACACCCAGCTGCCGGTCAGCCCCATGGGCGACGTCGTCACCCGGTACCACATCAGCCTCGATGTGGCCGACAAGCCGGGTGTCCTCGCCCAGGTGGCCACGTGCTTCGCGGAGCACGGGGTGTCGATCGACACGGTCAGGCAGCAGGGCAAGGACGGCGAGGCCTCCCTCGTCGTCGTCACCCACCGCGCGCCCGACGCCTCCCTTTCCGGGACCGTCGAGGCCCTGCGGAAGCTGGACACCGTCCGCGGTGTCGCCAGCATCATGCGTGTTGAAGGGGAGTAA
- the thrC gene encoding threonine synthase, whose protein sequence is MSSNRTHQWRGIIEEYRDRLPVTDATPVVTLREGGTPLVPAQVLSERTGCEVHLKVEGANPTGSFKDRGMTMAITKAKEEGAQAVICASTGNTSASAAAYAVRAGMVSAVLVPRGKIALGKMGQALVHGAKILQVDGNFDDCLDLARALSDNYPVALVNSVNPVRIEGQKTAAFEIVDALGDAPDIHVLPVGNAGNITAYWKGFKEYKADGLASRTPRVWGFQASGSAPIVRGEVVKEPHTIATAIRIGNPASWEYALAARDESGGFIDEVTDRHILAAYRLLASQEGVFVEPASAASVAGLLKAAEAGLVDPGQKIVCTVTGNGLKDPDWAVAGAPQPVTVPVDAEAAAARLGLV, encoded by the coding sequence ATGAGCAGCAATCGCACCCACCAGTGGCGCGGCATCATCGAGGAGTACCGGGACCGCCTGCCGGTGACGGACGCGACGCCCGTGGTCACGCTCCGCGAGGGCGGCACTCCCCTCGTGCCCGCGCAGGTGCTCTCCGAGCGCACCGGCTGCGAGGTGCACCTCAAGGTCGAGGGTGCGAACCCGACCGGGTCGTTCAAGGACCGCGGCATGACCATGGCCATCACCAAGGCCAAGGAGGAGGGCGCACAGGCGGTCATCTGCGCGTCCACCGGCAACACCTCCGCCTCCGCCGCCGCGTACGCGGTGCGCGCCGGCATGGTCTCCGCCGTGCTCGTCCCCCGCGGCAAGATCGCCCTCGGCAAGATGGGCCAGGCGCTGGTGCACGGCGCCAAGATCCTCCAGGTGGACGGCAACTTCGACGACTGCCTCGACCTCGCCCGCGCGCTGTCCGACAACTACCCGGTGGCGCTGGTCAATTCCGTCAACCCGGTGCGCATCGAGGGCCAGAAGACGGCCGCGTTCGAGATCGTCGACGCGCTCGGCGACGCCCCCGACATCCACGTGCTGCCCGTCGGCAACGCCGGCAACATCACGGCGTACTGGAAGGGCTTCAAGGAGTACAAGGCCGACGGCCTGGCCTCCCGTACGCCCCGCGTGTGGGGTTTCCAGGCCTCCGGCTCCGCTCCGATCGTGCGCGGCGAGGTCGTCAAGGAGCCGCACACCATCGCCACGGCCATCCGCATCGGCAACCCCGCCTCCTGGGAGTACGCGCTGGCCGCGCGCGACGAGTCGGGCGGCTTCATCGACGAGGTGACGGACCGCCACATCCTCGCCGCCTACCGGCTGTTGGCCTCGCAGGAGGGCGTCTTCGTCGAGCCGGCGTCCGCCGCGTCCGTCGCGGGCCTGCTCAAGGCCGCCGAGGCGGGGCTGGTCGACCCCGGCCAGAAGATCGTGTGCACCGTCACCGGCAACGGCCTGAAGGACCCCGACTGGGCGGTGGCCGGCGCCCCGCAGCCCGTCACCGTCCCGGTGGACGCCGAGGCCGCGGCCGCCCGCCTCGGACTGGTCTGA
- the thrB gene encoding homoserine kinase — MAGPAFRAAAVRVRVPASSANLGPGFDSLGLALGLYDDVVVRVADSGLGIDIAGEGADTLPRDENHLLVRSMRTAFDLLGGQPRGLEVVCANRIPHGRGLGSSSAAICAGIVAARAVTIGGEARLDDAALLELATEIEGHPDNVAACLLGGFTLAWTEGGSARAIRMEPARSIVPVVFVPSKPVLTETARGLLPRTVPHVDAAANAGRAALLVEALTRRPELLLPATEDRLHQEYRSPAMPESVALVNRLRADGIPAVISGAGPTVLALADNDAADKVAQLAGDGWAANRLALDSAGASVLPLAAQSG, encoded by the coding sequence ATGGCCGGTCCAGCGTTCCGCGCCGCCGCCGTACGGGTGCGCGTCCCCGCCAGCAGTGCCAACCTCGGCCCCGGCTTCGACAGCCTCGGCCTGGCCCTGGGGCTCTACGACGACGTGGTCGTCCGGGTGGCCGACTCCGGCCTGGGCATCGACATCGCGGGCGAGGGCGCCGACACCCTCCCGCGGGACGAGAACCACCTGCTCGTACGCTCCATGCGCACCGCCTTCGACCTGCTCGGCGGACAGCCACGCGGCCTCGAGGTGGTCTGCGCCAACCGCATCCCGCACGGCCGCGGCCTCGGCTCCTCCTCCGCCGCCATCTGCGCCGGCATCGTCGCCGCCCGCGCGGTCACCATAGGCGGCGAGGCCCGCCTCGACGACGCGGCCCTGCTGGAACTGGCCACCGAGATCGAGGGCCACCCCGACAACGTCGCCGCCTGCCTGCTCGGCGGCTTCACCCTCGCCTGGACCGAAGGCGGCAGCGCCCGGGCGATCCGCATGGAGCCCGCGCGTTCCATCGTTCCGGTGGTCTTCGTCCCCTCCAAGCCCGTCCTGACGGAGACCGCGCGCGGCCTGCTGCCGCGCACCGTCCCCCACGTGGACGCCGCAGCCAACGCCGGCCGCGCGGCCCTGCTCGTCGAAGCCCTGACCAGGCGTCCCGAGTTGCTGCTGCCGGCCACCGAAGACCGCCTCCACCAGGAGTACCGGTCCCCGGCGATGCCCGAGAGCGTGGCACTCGTCAACCGACTGCGCGCGGACGGCATCCCCGCGGTCATCTCCGGCGCGGGCCCCACGGTCCTCGCGCTGGCCGACAACGACGCGGCCGACAAGGTCGCGCAGCTCGCGGGCGACGGGTGGGCGGCCAACCGGCTGGCCCTCGACTCCGCGGGCGCGAGCGTACTCCCGCTGGCAGCCCAGAGCGGCTGA
- the rho gene encoding transcription termination factor Rho: MSDTTDLMGAADTNVDTSAPAAAAATSTAGRRRRSGTGLEGMVLAELQQVASGLGIRGTARMRKSQLIEVIKEAQAGGGAAKAAAPAADAEAKPKRRATSKARTGEAPAEAPAEKPAAAAQIEIPGQPAGGARTGEAERAADEAPAGERRRRRATAPSGSPEAAAPAATVVVEAKTETAAAAPAETKAEAATAVSAPAQEGEGRGRRDRRERGDRQRDRRERGAKGDDQGQGQGQGGQGQGGGRGDRDRDRQQGGRGQGQQGQQGQQGRQDNGPQDDFDDEGGRRGRRGRYRDRRGRRGRDDFAPGEPQVADDDVLIPVAGILDILDNYAFIRTSGYLPGPNDVYVSLAQVRKAGLRKGDHITGAVRQPKDGERREKFNALVRLDSVNGMAPESGRGRPEFQKLTPLYPQDRLRLETDPGVLTTRIIDLVSPIGKGQRGLIVAPPKTGKTMIMQAIANAITTNNPECHLMVVLVDERPEEVTDMQRSVKGEVISSTFDRPAEDHTTVAELAIERAKRLVELGHDVVVLLDSITRLGRAYNLAAPASGRILSGGVDSTALYPPKRFFGAARNIEDGGSLTILATALVDTGSRMDEVIFEEFKGTGNMELKLDRKLADKRIFPAVDVDPSGTRKEEILLNSEELSIVWKLRRVLHALDSQQAIELLLDKMKQTKSNAEFLMQIAKTTPAGKNDD, from the coding sequence GTGAGCGACACCACCGATCTGATGGGCGCTGCCGACACCAACGTCGACACCAGCGCCCCCGCCGCGGCCGCCGCGACGAGCACAGCCGGCCGGCGACGCCGCTCCGGCACCGGCCTCGAGGGCATGGTCCTGGCCGAGCTCCAGCAGGTCGCGTCGGGCCTCGGGATCAGGGGCACCGCGCGGATGCGCAAGAGCCAGCTGATCGAGGTCATCAAGGAGGCGCAGGCCGGCGGCGGTGCCGCCAAGGCCGCGGCTCCCGCCGCCGACGCCGAGGCCAAGCCGAAGCGCCGCGCCACCAGCAAGGCCCGTACGGGCGAGGCCCCCGCCGAGGCGCCGGCCGAGAAGCCCGCCGCCGCGGCGCAGATCGAGATCCCCGGCCAGCCGGCCGGCGGCGCCCGCACCGGCGAGGCCGAGCGCGCGGCGGACGAGGCCCCCGCGGGCGAGCGCCGCCGCCGCCGTGCCACGGCGCCCTCCGGCAGCCCGGAGGCCGCGGCTCCCGCCGCCACCGTCGTCGTCGAGGCGAAGACCGAGACGGCCGCCGCAGCACCGGCCGAGACCAAGGCCGAGGCCGCCACCGCGGTGTCCGCCCCCGCCCAGGAGGGCGAGGGGCGCGGCCGCCGCGACCGCCGGGAGCGCGGCGACCGCCAGCGCGACCGCCGCGAGCGCGGTGCCAAGGGCGACGACCAGGGCCAGGGCCAGGGCCAGGGTGGCCAGGGCCAGGGCGGCGGCCGCGGCGACCGCGACCGCGACCGCCAGCAGGGCGGCCGCGGCCAGGGCCAGCAGGGTCAGCAGGGCCAGCAGGGCCGGCAGGACAACGGCCCGCAGGACGACTTCGACGACGAGGGCGGCCGCCGCGGCCGCCGCGGCCGCTACCGCGACCGCCGGGGCCGCCGAGGCCGCGACGACTTCGCGCCGGGCGAGCCGCAGGTCGCCGACGACGACGTCCTGATCCCCGTCGCCGGCATCCTCGACATCCTCGACAACTACGCGTTCATCCGGACCTCGGGCTACCTGCCCGGCCCGAACGACGTGTACGTCTCCCTCGCCCAGGTCCGCAAGGCCGGCCTGCGCAAGGGCGACCACATCACCGGCGCCGTCCGCCAGCCCAAGGACGGCGAGCGCCGCGAGAAGTTCAACGCGCTGGTGCGCCTGGACTCCGTCAACGGCATGGCGCCCGAATCGGGCCGCGGCCGCCCGGAGTTCCAGAAGCTGACCCCGCTCTACCCGCAGGACCGGCTCCGCCTGGAGACCGACCCGGGCGTGCTGACGACGCGCATCATCGACCTGGTGTCGCCGATCGGCAAGGGCCAGCGAGGCCTGATCGTGGCCCCGCCGAAGACCGGCAAGACCATGATCATGCAGGCGATCGCCAACGCGATCACCACGAACAACCCCGAGTGCCACCTGATGGTCGTCCTCGTCGACGAGCGTCCGGAAGAGGTCACCGACATGCAGCGGTCGGTCAAGGGCGAGGTCATCTCCTCGACCTTCGACCGCCCGGCCGAGGACCACACCACCGTCGCCGAGCTGGCCATCGAGCGCGCCAAGCGCCTCGTCGAGCTGGGCCACGACGTGGTCGTCCTGCTGGACTCCATCACCCGCCTGGGCCGCGCGTACAACCTCGCGGCGCCCGCCTCCGGCCGCATCCTGTCCGGTGGTGTCGACTCGACCGCGCTGTACCCGCCGAAGCGCTTCTTCGGTGCCGCGCGCAACATCGAGGACGGCGGCTCGCTGACCATCCTGGCCACCGCGCTGGTCGACACCGGCTCGCGCATGGACGAGGTGATCTTCGAGGAGTTCAAGGGCACCGGCAACATGGAGCTCAAGCTCGACCGCAAGCTCGCCGACAAGCGGATCTTCCCCGCCGTCGACGTCGACCCGTCGGGCACCCGCAAGGAGGAGATCCTCCTCAACAGCGAGGAGCTCTCCATCGTCTGGAAGCTGCGCCGGGTGCTGCACGCGCTCGACTCGCAGCAGGCCATCGAGCTGCTGCTCGACAAGATGAAGCAGACGAAGTCGAACGCCGAGTTCCTGATGCAGATCGCCAAGACGACCCCTGCAGGCAAGAACGACGACTGA
- a CDS encoding LCP family protein: MSEESSGPKPHRAGSRRRRKPAGRRRGLAVAAWTAAGVVLLGGAGLGWFWFKLNGNLHTVDIDQALGSDRPQNIDNGSMDILVLGSDSRGGANAAYGRDDGGAARSDTAMIVHLYEGHKKASVVSIPRDTMVNRPPCTLANGRTDRGRQREQFNEAFSIGGAACVVKTVEKMSGIRMDHYIEVDFTGFKGIIDSLGGVEVTTAKPIKDDGSHLDLPAGTHHLNGEQALGLVRTRKSVGDGSDLGRIQLQQAFIKALIKQVKGIGIFDNPKRLMDLADTGTRSLTTDKALGDVKSLLGFAQSLQGIDAQDMQMITLPVGADPYDTNRVAPLAKESKMVWDALLAEQSIPAEATAASAGDKGKAAEIVR; the protein is encoded by the coding sequence ATGAGCGAGGAGAGCAGCGGCCCGAAGCCGCACCGCGCCGGATCGCGGCGGCGGCGGAAGCCGGCCGGGCGCCGCAGGGGCCTGGCCGTCGCCGCGTGGACCGCCGCCGGAGTGGTCCTGCTGGGCGGGGCGGGCCTGGGCTGGTTCTGGTTCAAGCTGAACGGGAACCTCCACACCGTCGACATCGACCAGGCGCTCGGCTCCGACCGCCCGCAGAACATCGACAACGGCTCGATGGACATCCTCGTCCTCGGCTCGGACTCCCGCGGCGGCGCGAACGCCGCGTACGGCCGCGACGACGGCGGTGCGGCCCGCTCCGACACGGCGATGATCGTCCACCTGTACGAGGGCCACAAGAAGGCCAGCGTCGTGTCGATCCCCCGCGACACCATGGTCAACCGCCCGCCCTGCACCCTGGCGAACGGCAGGACCGACCGCGGCCGGCAGCGCGAGCAGTTCAACGAGGCCTTCTCGATCGGCGGTGCGGCCTGCGTCGTCAAGACCGTCGAGAAGATGTCCGGGATCCGCATGGACCACTACATCGAGGTCGACTTCACCGGCTTCAAGGGGATCATCGACTCCCTCGGCGGCGTCGAGGTCACCACCGCCAAGCCCATCAAGGACGACGGCAGCCACCTCGACCTCCCGGCCGGAACCCACCACCTGAACGGCGAGCAGGCCCTCGGCCTGGTCCGCACCCGCAAGAGCGTCGGCGACGGCAGCGACCTGGGCCGAATACAGCTCCAGCAGGCCTTCATCAAAGCCCTGATCAAGCAGGTCAAGGGCATCGGGATCTTCGACAACCCCAAGCGGCTGATGGACCTCGCCGACACCGGGACCAGGTCGCTGACCACGGACAAGGCGCTCGGCGACGTGAAGTCCCTGCTCGGCTTCGCCCAGAGCCTGCAGGGCATCGACGCGCAGGACATGCAGATGATCACGCTGCCGGTGGGCGCGGACCCGTACGACACGAACCGCGTCGCCCCGCTCGCCAAGGAGTCCAAGATGGTCTGGGACGCCCTGCTTGCCGAGCAGTCGATCCCCGCCGAGGCCACCGCCGCCTCCGCCGGCGACAAGGGCAAGGCCGCCGAGATCGTCCGGTAG
- the rpmE gene encoding 50S ribosomal protein L31, with amino-acid sequence MKRDVHPEYVETQVSCTCGASFTTRSTLTEGTIRAEVCSECHPFYTGKQKILDTGGRVARFEARFGKAAGSK; translated from the coding sequence TTGAAGCGCGATGTTCACCCCGAGTACGTCGAGACCCAGGTCAGCTGCACCTGCGGCGCGTCGTTCACCACCCGTAGCACCCTGACCGAGGGCACCATCCGTGCCGAGGTCTGCTCCGAGTGCCACCCGTTCTACACGGGCAAGCAGAAGATCCTCGACACCGGTGGCCGTGTCGCCCGCTTCGAGGCCCGCTTCGGCAAGGCTGCCGGCTCGAAGTAG
- the prfA gene encoding peptide chain release factor 1, which translates to MFEAVEELVGEHADLEKKLADPSVHSDQANARKLNKRYAELTPIIATYRAWKQTGEDIDTAKELAADDPDFAAEVKELGAQREELTEKLRLLLVPRDPSDDKDVLLEIKAGAGGDESALFAGDLLRMYLRYAERVGWKTEIIDSTESELGGYKDVQVSVRTKGGNGATEPGQGVWARLKYEGGVHRVQRVPATESQGRIHTSAAGVLVTPEAEEVEVEINPNDLRIDVYRSSGPGGQSVNTTDSAVRITHIPTGVVASCQNEKSQLQNKEQAMRILRSRLLAAAQEAAEQEAADARRSQVRTVDRSEKIRTYNFPENRISDHRTGFKAYNLDQVLDGDLDSVIQACVDTDSAAKLAAANSN; encoded by the coding sequence ATGTTCGAGGCGGTCGAGGAACTGGTCGGCGAGCACGCCGACCTTGAGAAGAAGCTCGCCGACCCTTCGGTCCACTCCGATCAGGCCAATGCGCGCAAGCTGAACAAGCGCTATGCGGAGCTGACCCCGATCATCGCCACCTACCGGGCGTGGAAGCAGACCGGCGAGGACATCGACACCGCGAAGGAGCTCGCGGCCGACGACCCCGACTTCGCCGCCGAGGTCAAGGAGCTGGGCGCGCAGCGCGAGGAGCTCACCGAGAAGCTGCGCCTGCTGCTGGTCCCGCGCGACCCCAGCGACGACAAGGACGTCCTCCTGGAGATCAAGGCGGGCGCCGGCGGCGACGAGTCCGCCCTGTTCGCCGGCGACCTGCTGCGCATGTACCTGCGCTACGCCGAGCGGGTCGGCTGGAAGACCGAGATCATCGACTCCACCGAGTCCGAGCTCGGCGGCTACAAGGACGTCCAGGTCTCCGTCCGCACCAAGGGCGGCAACGGCGCCACCGAGCCCGGCCAGGGCGTGTGGGCCCGGCTGAAGTACGAGGGCGGCGTCCACCGCGTCCAGCGCGTCCCGGCCACCGAGTCGCAGGGCCGCATCCACACCTCCGCCGCCGGCGTGCTCGTCACCCCGGAGGCCGAGGAGGTCGAGGTCGAGATCAACCCGAACGACCTGCGCATCGACGTGTACCGCTCGTCCGGCCCCGGCGGCCAGTCCGTCAACACCACCGACTCGGCCGTGCGCATCACGCACATCCCGACCGGTGTGGTCGCCTCCTGCCAGAACGAGAAGAGCCAGCTCCAGAACAAGGAGCAGGCCATGCGCATCCTGCGGTCCCGCCTGCTGGCGGCCGCCCAGGAGGCCGCCGAGCAGGAGGCCGCGGACGCCCGCCGCAGCCAGGTCCGCACCGTGGACCGGTCCGAGAAGATCCGGACGTACAACTTCCCGGAGAACCGGATCTCGGACCACCGGACCGGGTTCAAGGCGTACAACCTGGACCAGGTGCTCGACGGCGACCTCGACTCGGTCATCCAGGCCTGCGTCGACACGGACTCGGCCGCCAAGCTCGCGGCCGCGAACTCCAACTGA